The genome window CGCTCAGCGAGCGCTCGAATTGGAAGCCGATATTCTGATGAAAGCGACGCGAGTCGACGGGGTTTATAGCGACGACCCCGAAAAGAACCCGCACGCAATCTTCTATCGCAACTTGGACTTCGCCACGGTTCAGGCGCAAAACCTACGGGTAATGGACTCGACCGCGATTACCCATTGCCGCGAACATGGAATGCCGATCTTGGTGTTCAACTATCGTATCGACGGGAACATTCAGCGAGCTGTCATGGGGGAACATGTCGGCACGTTGATCTCGCCGGAACTGCAACCGGTGAACTAGCGTTCGCTTGATTTAACGCACGGGAGTCAGCAGCGAACTTATTGGGCTTATCCAATTTGCCCTGCTCCCGTCAATAGCGGCGAATTTCCTGTTAGGACAACTCTAACGGAGCCGCATATTTTCTTCCGGGCTAAAGTAAGGTAGCCTTATGAAGATTATTCACGACGCAGGGCGTCGTTCTAGTCTGCTGGACACCTCAAATTCAATCGTGGGACCGAGCCATGAGCGCTGACAACATTACGACGGAAGCGGAAGATCGCATGGAGAAAGCGATCGAGCATCTGAAGAACAATCTCTCCGGCATTCGCACCGGCCGCGCCAACCCGGGCCTGGTCGATTCGCTGCGGGTCGAAGTTTACGGTTCGCTGCAACCGATCAAGCAGATCGCTTCGGTCAGCGTTCCGGAACCGACTCAGTTGCTGATCCGTCCTTACGACACCGGGGCGATCAAAGACATCGAGAAGGCGATTGTCGCCAGCGACTTGGGGATGGCGCCGCAAAGCGACGGTCGCGTGATTCGCTTGAACGTCCCTGCGTTGTCGACCGAAGTTCGCAAGAAGCTGGTCGCTCGTATTAAAGAGCTCTCGGAAGAAGCGAAGGTTTCGATCCGCAACGTCCGCCGCGACTGCAACAAGTCGGCCGAGACCGCCGAGAAGAACAAGGAGATCGGCGAAGACATCCGGGACGATATCAAGAACGAAATTCAGGAACTCACAAAAAAGTTTGAAGAAAAAGTGACGGAATTGGCCAAGACCCGCGAAAACGAAGTGATGGAAGGCTAACTTCCCACGTAAAATATGGCGGTTCGCCAAGGTCGCGGCGCTCACTCGGGTGCTGGCGACCTTTTTTCGTTTACGTGACCTCAAGATGAGATCGACCCGATGCTTCGTTTCCAGCGTCCTTTGTTTTCCTTGATTCTCGCCGCAGTGGCGTTTGCCGCCGGTTTTGGTTTTCATTCCCAGGTTTCGGCGGGAGACGCCAGAGTGAATCGGATCCTCGAAACGAAAGAACCGCTCGTGATCGGGCATCGTGGCGCTTGTGCGTTCGCTCCCGAGAATACGTTGCCTTCGTTCCAATTGGCGATTGATCAAAAGGCGGATCTGGTCGAGCTCGACTATTACCTGAGCTCAGACAAGGTTGCGTTTTGCATCCACGACAAAACGTACGACCGGACGACCGACGCCAACAAGTTATGGAATGAGAAGAAGACGGAGATCGCCGCCAAGAATTGGTCGGATGTCGCAGCGTTGGACGCGGGAAGCTGGTTTGACGCCAAGTTCGCCGGCGTGAAGGTTCCGACCCTCGATCAAGCGATTGAGACGATCCAAAACGGCAGCGTCACCCTGATCGAACATAAGCAAGGTGACGCCGACTCGCTGGTCAAACTGCTCAAAGAACGAGACTGGACCGAAAAGCTGGTTGTCCAGTCGTTCAATTGGGACTTCGTCGCTCGTTGCCGCGAACTGGAA of Blastopirellula sediminis contains these proteins:
- a CDS encoding glycerophosphodiester phosphodiesterase; translation: MNRILETKEPLVIGHRGACAFAPENTLPSFQLAIDQKADLVELDYYLSSDKVAFCIHDKTYDRTTDANKLWNEKKTEIAAKNWSDVAALDAGSWFDAKFAGVKVPTLDQAIETIQNGSVTLIEHKQGDADSLVKLLKERDWTEKLVVQSFNWDFVARCRELEPTLAIAALGSDKLTAERIAPIVDKVDVIAWNYKFVDKAAAAMVHKHGKKLFVYTVNDPKQAKELVDLGVDGIITDRPAEIGAAIRK
- the frr gene encoding ribosome recycling factor, translating into MSADNITTEAEDRMEKAIEHLKNNLSGIRTGRANPGLVDSLRVEVYGSLQPIKQIASVSVPEPTQLLIRPYDTGAIKDIEKAIVASDLGMAPQSDGRVIRLNVPALSTEVRKKLVARIKELSEEAKVSIRNVRRDCNKSAETAEKNKEIGEDIRDDIKNEIQELTKKFEEKVTELAKTRENEVMEG